The Glycine soja cultivar W05 chromosome 3, ASM419377v2, whole genome shotgun sequence genome window below encodes:
- the LOC114406973 gene encoding alcohol dehydrogenase class-3-like, which translates to MATQGQVITCKAAVAWEPNKPLTVQDVQVAPPQAGEVRVQILFTALCHTDAYTWGGKDPEGLFPCILGHEAAGIVESVGEGVTNVQPGDHVIPCYQAECGECKTCKSGKTNLCGKVRSATGVGVMLNDGKSRFSINGKPIYHFMGTSTFSQYTVVHDVSVAKIDPVAPLEKVCLLGCGVSTGLGAVWNTAKVESGSIVAIFGLGTVGLAVAEGAKTAGASRVIGIDIDSKKFDIAKNFGVTEFINPNEHDKPIQQVIIDRTDGGVDYSFECIGNVSVMRAALECCHKGWGTSVIVGVAASGQEISTRPFQLVSGRVWKGTAFGGFKSRSQVPWLVDKYLKKEIKVDEYITHTLTLSEINKAFDLLHEGGCLRCVLSTQE; encoded by the exons ATGGCAACTCAAGGTCAAGTCATTACCTGCAAAG CTGCGGTGGCCTGGGAACCCAACAAGCCCTTAACCGTCCAAGACGTTCAGGTTGCTCCGCCTCAGGCCGGCGAGGTCCGTGTCCAAATCCTCTTCACCGCTCTCTGCCACACCGATGCTTACACTTGGGGCGGCAAG gATCCCGAAGGTCTCTTCCCCTGTATTCTCGGCCACGAAGCTGCAGG GATTGTGGAGAGTGTTGGAGAAGGTGTTACTAATGTTCAGCCTGGGGATCATGTCATTCCCTGTTACCAGGCTGAGTGTGGGGAGTGCAAGACTTGCAAATCGGGGAAGACAAACCTCTGTGGCAAGGTTCGTTCCGCCACTGGAGTTGGGGTCATGCTCAATGATGGGAAGAGCCGGTTCTCCATTAATGGGAAGCCCATTTATCATTTCATGGGAACATCCACTTTTAGTCAATACACTGTTGTTCATGACGTTAGTGTAGCTAAGATTGACCCGGTAGCTCCCTTGGAGAAAGTTTGCCTTCTTGGATGTGGTGTTTCAACTG GACTTGGAGCTGTCTGGAACACTGCAAAAGTGGAGTCAGGGTCAATTGTTGCTATTTTTGGCCTTGGAACTGTTGGGCTTGCT GTTGCAGAGGGTGCAAAAACTGCTGGTGCATCCCGGGTTATTGGCATAGATATTGACAGCAAGAAGTTTGATATAG CGAAAAACTTTGGAGTCACTGAGTTTATAAATCCAAACGAACATGATAAACCAATTCAGCAGGTCATCATTGATCGCACAGATGGTGGAGTTGATTATAGCTTTGAGTGCATTGGAAATGTCTCTGTGATGAGAGCTGCTTTGGAGTGCTGCCACAAG GGCTGGGGAACATCAGTTATTGTGGGTGTTGCAGCATCAGGGCAGGAAATATCTACCCGTCCCTTCCAGTTGGTGAGTGGACGTGTCTGGAAAGGAACAGCTTTTGGTGGCTTCAAGAGCAGGTCACAGGTGCCTTGGCTTGTAGACAAGTACTTGAAGAAG GAAATCAAGGTTGATGAGTATATTACCCATACTTTGACCCTTTCGGAGATCAACAAGGCTTTTGATCTTTTGCATGAAGGGGGATGTCTTCGTTGTGTGCTTTCAACACAAGAATGA
- the LOC114406974 gene encoding protein RTF1 homolog, whose amino-acid sequence MADLENLLLEAAGRTRHSCQPSRRGHGGGGGSDSREDDSEDEHDYSGRKPSSLQVPLKKRFDPIERDDGERSKDEGDDDVGGRCYHEGDSSDESDFGDDLYKNEDDRLNLSEMTELQREMILSERATKKHDKYFLGKIASKREKGKKTVAGKQTSPLPPSRVRSSARSADRSTAKDGALNELRAKRLKQQDSEANRRPSEASRSSGPGHFSPKHKPFPNLSSSSDSETESKSLSDNEGLSDDDRIIDSDDDRIMLGSEGLSFEDIKEITIRRSKLAKWFMEPFFEELIADCFVRVGIGRPKSGPIYRLCMVKNVDARDRARQYKLENKTTHKYLNLVWGNETSAARWQMAMISDSPPKEEEFIQWVKEVERRGGRMPTKQEVAEKKEAILKTNLFVYSAATVKQMLQEKKSAKTRPLNIAAEKDRLRTELEIAHSKNSKAEVKRIMTRLEELEESRKAKRMDARALKLAEMNRKNRFENFKNASELKPVNKELKAGEAGYDPFSRRWTRSRNYYSGKPAEEGAAENNSAGGDTGSYHTGAAETVMAGTAATTAALKAAAGAGKLVDTSAPVDQATESNVLHNFELPISLATLQNFGGAKGVQAGYMAKKQRIEATAGFKVLENDRQKHALTLTVSDYKRRRGLI is encoded by the coding sequence ATGGCGGATTTAGAAAATTTGCTTTTGGAGGCAGCGGGGAGAACACGACATTCTTGTCAACCTTCAAGAAGAGgacatggtggtggtggtggcagtGACTCTAGGGAGGATGATTCGGAGGATGAACATGATTATTCAGGTCGGAAGCCCTCTAGCTTGCAAGTTCCCCTAAAGAAGAGGTTTGATCCAATCGAACGAGATGATGGTGAGAGAAGTAAGGATGAAGGGGATGATGATGTTGGTGGCCGATGTTATCACGAGGGCGATAGCAGTGATGAATCTGATTTTGGTGATGATCTTTATAAGAATGAAGATGACAGGCTTAATCTGTCGGAGATGACTGAACTTCAAAGAGAGATGATATTGTCAGAAAGGGCTACCAAGAAGCATGATAAATATTTCTTGGGGAAGATAGCATCAAAGCGTGAGAAGGGAAAGAAAACTGTAGCCGGGAAACAGACTTCACCTCTCCCGCCATCTCGTGTGCGTTCATCAGCCAGATCTGCCGACAGGTCAACTGCCAAGGATGGTGCATTAAATGAATTGCGTGCAAAACGGTTAAAGCAGCAAGATTCAGAAGCAAACCGCAGGCCAAGTGAGGCATCTAGAAGTTCAGGGCCTGGGCATTTTTCACCAAAGCACAAACCTTTCCCAAATCTCAGTAGCTCAAGTGATAGTGAAACTGAAAGTAAGTCCCTGAGTGATAATGAAGGGTTGAGTGATGACGACAGAATCATCGACAGTGATGATGACAGGATAATGTTAGGATCTGAAGGGCTTTCATTTGAGGATATAAAAGAAATCACCATTCGGAGATCAAAACTTGCAAAATGGTTTATGGAGCCTTTTTTTGAGGAGTTAATTGCTGATTGTTTTGTAAGAGTTGGTATTGGTCGCCCAAAGTCAGGGCCTATCTACAGGCTCTGCATGGTAAAAAATGTTGATGCCAGAGATCGTGCTCGGCagtataaattagaaaataaaaccaCACACAAGTACTTAAATCTTGTCTGGGGAAATGAAACTTCTGCTGCAAGGTGGCAAATGGCTATGATTAGCGACTCTCCTCCAAAGGAGGAAGAGTTCATCCAGTGGGTTAAGGAAGTAGAGAGAAGAGGTGGCCGGATGCCAACAAAGCAAGAAGTGgcagaaaaaaaagaagctataCTAAAGACCAACTTGTTTGTTTACTCAGCAGCTACTGTGAAGCAGATGTTACAAGAGAAAAAATCTGCCAAAACAAGACCACTAAATATTGCAGCTGAGAAGGATAGGTTAAGGACAGAATTGGAAATAGCACATAGTAAGAATAGTAAAGCTGAAGTGAAGAGGATCATGACAAGATTGGAAGAATTGGAGGAATCACGGAAAGCTAAGAGGATGGATGCCAGGGCTTTGAAGCTTGCTGAGATGAATAGAAAGAACAGGTTTGAGAACTTCAAAAATGCTTCTGAATTGAAGCCAGTAAATAAAGAATTGAAAGCAGGGGAGGCAGGTTATGATCCTTTTTCAAGGAGATGGACTAGATCAAGGAATTACTACTCTGGAAAACCAGCTGAAGAGGGTGCAGCTGAAAATAATAGTGCAGGTGGTGATACAGGCAGCTACCACACAGGAGCAGCTGAGACCGTGATGGCTGGTACGGCAGCTACTACTGCAGCTTTGAAAGCTGCTGCCGGTGCTGGGAAGTTAGTAGACACAAGCGCTCCGgtggatcaagccacagagtcAAATGTGCTGCACAATTTTGAGCTGCCAATATCATTGGCTACACTCCAAAACTTTGGTGGAGCCAAAGGAGTTCAGGCAGGATATATGGCAAAGAAACAAAGAATAGAAGCAACAGCTGGATTTAAAGTCCTGGAAAATGATCGTCAGAAGCATGCGCTGACATTAACAGTTAGTGATTACAAGAGAAGAAGAGGGCTAATTTGA
- the LOC114406975 gene encoding uncharacterized protein LOC114406975 produces the protein MAADSNSNLRISIERNPSQSRLAELNIKCWPKWGCSPGKYQLKFDAEETCYLVKGKVKAYPKGSSEFVEFGAGDLVTIPKGLSCTWDVSVAVDKYYKFESNSSSSTTSSSSC, from the exons ATGGCTGCAGATTCCAACTCAAACCTTAGAATCTCCATTGAAAGAAACCCTTCCCAGTCACGCCTTGCTGAGTTGAACATCAAGTGCTGGCCTAA GTGGGGTTGCTCTCCAGGGAAGTACCAGTTGAAGTTTGATGCAGAAGAGACATGCTacttggtgaaagggaaggtgAAGGCATACCCAAAAGGGTCATCAGAGTTTGTGGAGTTTGGTGCTGGGGACCTTGTCACAATTCCAAAAGGACTCAGTTGCACTTGGGATGTGTCTGTTGCCGTGGATAAGTACTACAAGTTTGAAtccaattcttcttcttctactactTCATCATCATCTTGTTAA